A region from the Rosa rugosa chromosome 6, drRosRugo1.1, whole genome shotgun sequence genome encodes:
- the LOC133717275 gene encoding uncharacterized protein LOC133717275 isoform X1 — protein MSPKKCLNLAKASDGEERRHRLVRHYCPLQKHKKHRCDGCVMKKEKKKKIRVSEKVKKTTKKLKLEEEEAKKSLYICFVEQREGGSVAIVVRTIKLSDLLSSDDEELQLRQVAYKAGEDVPDFVGCAVFGSQIIFAGGVSPSLGSGHRFPPLSCELWNRDVHAFEVHDNVFRKMDATLQTGKFFPMMVELGGKVYALSYKLIAEPPSFEVFDPKIGLWKGLPQPPFFQPRSPYDSHTSFFYAIAGTKMFVSHDKCPVFCFDVAHPDTEWRLVPTMCGGGPFPFMGKAFVLDLPEHHDDKKKIMFAYIHDTWRLGVYLFSLEEGQESIAQIGYLKLPWWPYELGSAAGCHFVHIGGQKACILITQFNLPYGEGPDYKPGTHKKRGVAIPFQFQVDITKVDRDEKNCFTLQFMTPRTFEFQTNPSTFPLPFTDGINCDCVVSSHLHIQDSNGFNLCHQSCLVIGIV, from the exons ATGTCCCCCAAAAAATGTCTCAACTTAGCCAAAGCCAGCGATGGCGAAGAAAGAAGGCATCGTCTGGTTCGGCATTACTGCCCTCTTCAGAAGCATAAGAAGCACAGGTGTGATGGATGCGtgatgaagaaggagaagaagaagaaaataagagtatcagagaaggtgaagaagacaACGAAGAAGTTGAagctggaggaggaggaggctaaGAAGTCACTCTACATATGTTTCGTTGAACAACGCGAGGGTGGGAGCGTCGCTATTGTTGTTCGTACCATCAAATTATCCGACTTGTTATCCTCCGACGATGAAGAATTGCAATTGCGGCAAGTGGCTTATAAGGCCGGGGAAGATGTTCCCGATTTTGTTGGTTGTGCTGTTTTCGGCTCCCAAATCATTTTCGCCGGTGGCGTGAGCCCCAGCTTGGGTTCCGGTCACAGATTTCCGCCATTAAGTTGTGAACTCTGGAATAGAGATGTTCATGCCTTCGAGGTTCATGACAATGTTTTCAGGAAGATGGATGCGACTTTACAGACAGGGAAATTTTTCCCTATGATGGTGGAGCTGGGCGGGAAAGTGTACGCTCTTTCCTATAAGCTGATCGCTGAGCCTCCATCATTCGAGGTATTTGACCCTAAAATAGGCCTGTGGAAGGGTTTGCCCCAACCTCCATTTTTCCAACCCAGATCTCCATATGACTCTCATACTTCCTTCTTTTATGCAATTGCCGGCACCAAGATGTTTGTGTCCCATGACAAATGTCCGGTGTTCTGCTTTGACGTGGCGCACCCAGACACAGAATGGAGACTAGTCCCTACTATGTGTGGCGGCGGCCCTTTTCCTTTTATGGGCAAAGCTTTTGTCCTGGACCTGCCGGAGCACCATGATGACAAGAAGAAGATCATGTTTGCTTATATTCATGATACGTGGCGGCTGGGAGTTTATCTTTTTTCCTTGGAGGAAGGTCAGGAATCCATTGCACAGATTGGTTATTTGAAGCTGCCATGGTGGCCTTATGAATTGGGTTCGGCAGCAGGCTGTCATTTTGTCCACATAGGAGGTCAGAAAGCCTGCATTCTTATCACCCAATTCAACCTTCCTTATGGTGAAGGACCTGACTATAAGCCCGGGACTCATAAGAAGCGGGGGGTTGCGATACCGTTTCAATTTCAAGTTGATATCACTAAGGTGGACAGGGACGAGAAGAATTGTTTCACTCTCCAATTCATGACTCCTCGCACCTTCGAATTCCAGACCAACCCATCCACTTTTCCTCTACCTTTTACG GATGGGATTAATTGTGACTGTGTTGTGAGCAGTCATTTGCATATCCAAGATTCAAACGGCTTTAACTTGTGCCATCAGAGTTGTTTAGTTATCGGCATTGTTTAA
- the LOC133717275 gene encoding uncharacterized protein LOC133717275 isoform X2 translates to MSPKKCLNLAKASDGEERRHRLVRHYCPLQKHKKHRCDGCVMKKEKKKKIRVSEKVKKTTKKLKLEEEEAKKSLYICFVEQREGGSVAIVVRTIKLSDLLSSDDEELQLRQVAYKAGEDVPDFVGCAVFGSQIIFAGGVSPSLGSGHRFPPLSCELWNRDVHAFEVHDNVFRKMDATLQTGKFFPMMVELGGKVYALSYKLIAEPPSFEVFDPKIGLWKGLPQPPFFQPRSPYDSHTSFFYAIAGTKMFVSHDKCPVFCFDVAHPDTEWRLVPTMCGGGPFPFMGKAFVLDLPEHHDDKKKIMFAYIHDTWRLGVYLFSLEEGQESIAQIGYLKLPWWPYELGSAAGCHFVHIGGQKACILITQFNLPYGEGPDYKPGTHKKRGVAIPFQFQVDITKVDRDEKNCFTLQFMTPRTFEFQTNPSTFPLPFTLCDLAGWD, encoded by the exons ATGTCCCCCAAAAAATGTCTCAACTTAGCCAAAGCCAGCGATGGCGAAGAAAGAAGGCATCGTCTGGTTCGGCATTACTGCCCTCTTCAGAAGCATAAGAAGCACAGGTGTGATGGATGCGtgatgaagaaggagaagaagaagaaaataagagtatcagagaaggtgaagaagacaACGAAGAAGTTGAagctggaggaggaggaggctaaGAAGTCACTCTACATATGTTTCGTTGAACAACGCGAGGGTGGGAGCGTCGCTATTGTTGTTCGTACCATCAAATTATCCGACTTGTTATCCTCCGACGATGAAGAATTGCAATTGCGGCAAGTGGCTTATAAGGCCGGGGAAGATGTTCCCGATTTTGTTGGTTGTGCTGTTTTCGGCTCCCAAATCATTTTCGCCGGTGGCGTGAGCCCCAGCTTGGGTTCCGGTCACAGATTTCCGCCATTAAGTTGTGAACTCTGGAATAGAGATGTTCATGCCTTCGAGGTTCATGACAATGTTTTCAGGAAGATGGATGCGACTTTACAGACAGGGAAATTTTTCCCTATGATGGTGGAGCTGGGCGGGAAAGTGTACGCTCTTTCCTATAAGCTGATCGCTGAGCCTCCATCATTCGAGGTATTTGACCCTAAAATAGGCCTGTGGAAGGGTTTGCCCCAACCTCCATTTTTCCAACCCAGATCTCCATATGACTCTCATACTTCCTTCTTTTATGCAATTGCCGGCACCAAGATGTTTGTGTCCCATGACAAATGTCCGGTGTTCTGCTTTGACGTGGCGCACCCAGACACAGAATGGAGACTAGTCCCTACTATGTGTGGCGGCGGCCCTTTTCCTTTTATGGGCAAAGCTTTTGTCCTGGACCTGCCGGAGCACCATGATGACAAGAAGAAGATCATGTTTGCTTATATTCATGATACGTGGCGGCTGGGAGTTTATCTTTTTTCCTTGGAGGAAGGTCAGGAATCCATTGCACAGATTGGTTATTTGAAGCTGCCATGGTGGCCTTATGAATTGGGTTCGGCAGCAGGCTGTCATTTTGTCCACATAGGAGGTCAGAAAGCCTGCATTCTTATCACCCAATTCAACCTTCCTTATGGTGAAGGACCTGACTATAAGCCCGGGACTCATAAGAAGCGGGGGGTTGCGATACCGTTTCAATTTCAAGTTGATATCACTAAGGTGGACAGGGACGAGAAGAATTGTTTCACTCTCCAATTCATGACTCCTCGCACCTTCGAATTCCAGACCAACCCATCCACTTTTCCTCTACCTTTTACG TTATGTGATCTTGCAGGATGGGATTAA